Genomic DNA from Cucurbita pepo subsp. pepo cultivar mu-cu-16 chromosome LG13, ASM280686v2, whole genome shotgun sequence:
aaattttgtaacttattataaactttttaaacatTCTCAAATATTGTttacttaaaagaaaacttttatacttaattaaatataataagatatatagtaataatttattaaaaataataatttaattcctaaattttaatatatacatttttaatgaGGTTTAATTAAATAGGTAGATTAATGAACTACTACTTAGTTactaaatatatgtttttttatgggTGTGATTGGGATGACGTGTCAGTTTACTCGCTAGAGACGGGTTTGAAAAGAAACTGAACACCGTCGTTCCTTAGCGTTCGCCATGGCCAAATCGCCAGCAGATCTTTGCGtttctctttgaatttgaTGTTCTCTTCAGATTACGTTCTATCCAGTCTGAACTTTATATTCCAATCACTTAACCTTGTTAGAGCTTACAGGCTACCCCTGCCGGAGATCAATCATGCCGAAATGGAGTTTCTTGGTTTCGGTTCTTTTGGGGCTGATGTCCACCGTTGCTGTTTCGATGCGGTTCGAGCTTCAATCGGGCGGCACCAAATGCATTTCGGATGACATTAAAACCAATGCCATGACGGTCGGCAAGTATTCGGTGATTAGTCCCAACGAAGATGTTCCTATCCCCGATTCTAGCAAACTCACTGTCAGGGTATTCGTTCTTCCTTTTCCGATTCAATGCTTaatttctgtttctgtttaCGCTTTTTTATGCATTGCCCTACGtttatgtttcattctccCTGTATTATATGGAAACCTGGCTACTTTTATCCAGAAATTATATGGTGGGACTGTCTCATGATCAtctttattctattttctcgCATTTGTGTTTTCAAATCGGTATCTCTTTTCCGGAATTCTGTGTTTTTTGTTGATTATGGAATTTGTTTAGATGATTAATATGTGGTAATGGAGGTTCTTATTAGGTCAGTTCGCCTCATGGCAACACGTATCATAATGCGGATAATGTGGATTCTGGAAATTTCGCGTTCACTGCAGCCGAGTCTGGTGATTATACTGCTTGTTTTTGGGCTCCGGAACAAAAACCCCCAGGTTCAGTTACTGTTGAATTTGATTGGAGGTCCGGTGTTTCTTCTAAGGATTGGTCCAAGGTTGCTAAGAAAGGGCAGATTGAAGTACGTCCtgaaatttctcattttatttctcGCTTGCTCATTTTTTGGTGTTCTTCCTAATTATGCTTTCTGTATGCAAAGATTTGTGACCACATAATGAGCAAAACTGCGTCACAATATCCTTAAAACAACTCATcctgcatgatatcatggtaTTCCTTGAATAATTTTGTTGGAATTTGATTGGATATACATTCAGTTTGCGGCTTTTGAGAACTTACACTGGAATGAAAACAATTGTATGACAGGTTTTGTCTCCTTTTGCTTCCTTACAATATCCTTACTTTAAACAATTATGTTTTCTGCAAGAATCTCCTTTTTCTCGTAATGAACGTACAATTATGGATCAAGCAAAAGGAGACCTACCTCAAGATAGTGTCAATGATATCATTTGCACAACCAAGTGATCTATCTAGATGTAGATCTATTCACTTTGTCAATTGCATTTGCATCTCATTATTTCTGTCGGTATTTCTTAAATCACATTTCACGAACATTATTTATCATTGTGTTTTCTCGGTCATGATATGTTAAGAGGTCCATTTATGATGAGATTCTGTTTTGAACTCTACTTTAGTTGAATGTAGAGGATGttctattgtttttgtttgatagaAGAATCTGTAAGGTGGTGGTCTGATGAAATAGTTCATCATCTCTTATGCTAGATAATGGAATACGAGTTGAAGAAGTTGTACGACACTGTCATCTCTATACATGATGAGATGTTTTATCTCCGTGAAAGGTACACTACAATGAATTTGAGTTCATATCTAAGTTTTCTTGAAGACATATCAGTTCATTGGCCTTATGATCTTCGTGGGCTCTGTATTTTGTAGATTCATTACATCCCCAAGTAGTTTGATTATGTGATGATTGATTCTCTGTTATCGTTTGTGTTTATGTTTCTGGGTTTCAGAGAGGAGGAGATGCAGCAACTGAACAGATCAACAAACGCAAAAATGGCCACTTTTAGTATCCTATCACTTGGAGTTTGCTTGTCTGTCGCTGGTTTACAGTTATGGCATCTCAGGGCATTCTTTGAACGCAAGAAGTTGCTCTGATTCTTCTCCCTCCCATTTAATAaactctctctccctctctctgttttctgatatatattttcttaattttattttaattcttttaattcttttttgctATACTGAGCAATTGTGAGTTATGAAGAACatgattctttttcaataatgTGGTGTTATTTTCTCACTTTTTAATAGATGAATTTATCTTATGAATCATAATAAACAATGCatcaataaatttagtttgaaAATGTATGCGTTGACTAATTCAGCTACAGattctgaaaaatattttccagaacgtttaaagaaaatataattacaagcTTTACAGCACAATGAGGAAGAACACGATGCCATGGATCCGATTCCTAATCTTATGTTTACATTTTTCGAGAAATAAAAttccctttatttatttttattttttttattatttttNttttttttttttttttttttttttttttttttttttttttttttttttttttttttttttttttttttttttttgtttaaccGAAGATTCCGTCTAGTTGGCCGCCTTGCCGCTTCAATCGAAAGAAATATAGATAAATCAGGTGTACCCATGAAATTTAATGGCTCCGATGCAAAATTGGAGGAGTTTGCTTGTCTTTCCACTTTATAAATACAATTGATTTGgtcttcatcttcatcccGCTTCCCAACATCCAGAAGGCGCGAGCTTCGAGACTGCGTTTCATGGCGGCCTCGCCCAGGGTGCTCACGGTGGCGCAAGACGGCTGTGCGGATTTCCGTACGGTTCAGGAAGCCATAGACGCGGTTCCATTCAGCAATACTTGCCGGACTGTGATCCGTGTGTCTCCTGGGATTTACAGGCAGCCTCTCTATGTGCCTAAGACCAAGAATTTCATCACCTTCGCGGGTTTGAACCCTGAGACTACCGTTCTCACTTGGGATAATACCGCCACCAAAATTAGCCACCATCAAGTCGGTTTCTGATACGATTTTATCATTTGATATCTGGGTTTGCGTTTAATTTGAAGAATGATGTTCATGTGTTCCTCTATCTCTGTCTCTGGCCAGGCATCTCGGGTCATTGGAACTGGGACTTTTGGTTGCGGGAGTACCATTGTGGAAGGGGAGGATTTCATTGCTGAGAATATCACATTTGAGAACTCTTCCCCTCAGGTACCCTTTTACTTTTACGACCTCTTTGATCATCTTATCTTGGATTGACCTAAGAGTTAAAACCCCCTTTTAGTTCATAGTTTGaggttgattttgaaattgtaGAATGAGGATCTGTGTTGGATCTGTGTTTTTCTGATGAACTTCCTAAGCGTTTTGAAGTTGCTCTTGTTTGTTTTGGACAGGGTTCTGGGCAAGCCGTGGCTATCAGAGTTACAGCAGANTTAATTCTTTTTTGCTATACTGAGCAATTGTGAGTTATGAAGAACatgattctttttcaataatgTGGTGTTATTTTCTCACTTTTTAATAGATgaatttatcttattttttttttttttttttttgtttaaccGAAGATTCCGTCTAGTTGGCCGCCTTGCCGCTTCAATCGAAAGAAATATAGATAAATCAGGTGTACCCATGAAATTTAATGGCTCCGATGCAAAATTGGAGGAGTTTGCTTGTCTTTCCACTTTATAAATACAATTGATTTGgtcttcatcttcatcccGCTTCCCAACATCCAGAAGGCGCGAGCTTCGAGACTGCGTTTCATGGCGGCCTCGCCCAGGGTGCTCACGGTGGCGCAAGACGGCTGTGCGGATTTCCGTACGGTTCAGGAAGCCATAGACGCGGTTCCATTCAGCAATACTTGCCGGACTGTGATCCGTGTGTCTCCTGGGATTTACAGGCAGCCTCTCTATGTGCCTAAGACCAAGAATTTCATCACCTTCGCGGGTTTGAACCCTGAGACTACCGTTCTCACTTGGGATAATACCGCCACCAAAATTAGCCACCATCAAGTCGGTTTCTGATACGATTTTATCATTTGATATCTGGGTTTGCGTTTAATTTGAAGAATGATGTTCATGTGTTCCTCTATCTCTGTCTCTGGCCAGGCATCTCGGGTCATTGGAACTGGGACTTTTGGTTGCGGGAGTACCATTGTGGAAGGGGAGGATTTCATTGCTGAGAATATCACATTTGAGAACTCTTCCCCTCAGGTACCCTTTTACTTTTACGACCTCTTTGATCATCTTATCTTGGATTGACCTAAGAGTTAAAACCCCCTTTTAGTTCATAGTTTGaggttgattttgaaattgtaGAATGAGGATCTGTGTTGGATCTGTGTTTTTCTGATGAACTTCCTAAGCGTTTTGAAGTTGCTCTTGTTTGTTTTGGACAGGGTTCTGGGCAAGCCGTGGCTATCAGAGTTACAGCAGATCGTTGTGCCTTTTACAATTGCAGGTTTCTCGGCTGGCAGGTATTCACAATCCTCTAATTCAGTTCGTTAGTGGGCAGTAAGTTCTAGAGGTTAAACAATATTTCTGGAAAAGCCCTAccgttttttttccttcaccCCTCCTTAAATCTGAATGGAAAAGGCCTTTTCCTATAAGAACTTGTGGGTTGTTTGGGTGGATATTCAAGACACCATAATTATGGAGTGCTTGGGTAAGGGTTATCTCCCAAGCTACTAAAGGGTGTCAATCTTTAGATCCCAcatagttggagaggagaggagGGAGAGGAGGGGAACGAACCATTAGGAGAGGAGGGAgaggaggggaacgaaacatttcttacaatggtgtggaaacctttctaacatatgtgttttaaaaac
This window encodes:
- the LOC111808981 gene encoding transmembrane emp24 domain-containing protein p24delta7-like encodes the protein MPKWSFLVSVLLGLMSTVAVSMRFELQSGGTKCISDDIKTNAMTVGKYSVISPNEDVPIPDSSKLTVRVSSPHGNTYHNADNVDSGNFAFTAAESGDYTACFWAPEQKPPGSVTVEFDWRSGVSSKDWSKVAKKGQIEIMEYELKKLYDTVISIHDEMFYLREREEEMQQLNRSTNAKMATFSILSLGVCLSVAGLQLWHLRAFFERKKLL